AGTGGTGGCATACCGTACGGGCCTGGGCTGTCATTGGTTTCATTTGTGTTAATGCTTGCTCAACCTCCTCTGCCTTGAACTCCCTAGTTAGCTCAGCATTCATAGTGGGAGTGACCTTGGACTCAATACCGTGGAGAATGGATTCAAAATTCGAAGGATTTGTGGGAGTGAATAGGTCCTTGAAATATTCAACCAGCACCTCTCCCACTTTCTGTTCTTCCTCCACACACGTTCCATCGTCTAAAAACAGCTTTGAAATATAGTTCCTCCGGTTTCTTTGGTTTGCTCGGCTATGGAAGTAGCTGGTATTTAAGTCCCCAGATTGTAACCAATTCACTCTGGATCTTTGATGCCATAAACACTCTTCCTTTACCATAAGATCATAGACTTCTCCTCTTAGGATTCGTACCTGCTCATGGTTGCTTCCCATCATTAAGATGGCCTCGGCTTGAGCTAGCGACTTTTTCTTTTGACCAAGTAGCCTGCAAATATTGCCAAAGGACATTCTGCTCCATGTTTGCAATTGTACACAGCATCTATCCATTTTATGGATAAAATTTTGCATCGGTGACCCCGTTCCTTGTCCCTCCCAAGCATTTTTTATAACCCCTCCGCATTGTTCTTCCTTCATCCATACTGCTTCAAATCTGAAAGGGCGCCTGTTTTTTGTAAAATCTTGTATTCTCATCGTCGGAGCATATCTAGAGAGGGGAGTGGTCGGATAAGGAACCTGCAATATGATGGACACGCACCAATAGGAAAATCTGAGTCCAAGAAGGCATGGCTACCCCTCTGTCTAATCTTATCCATGTTACTGCCCCCATTGAATTGGTTGTTGCACCAAGTGAAAGGAGATCCCACAAACCCCAAATCACGAACACCACAAGAGTCCAGAGCTTCTCTAAAAGCAACCATCTGCCTCTCTGGTCTACTCGCACCCCCCATCTTTTCTTCTGACTTCACAATTACATTAAATTCTCCAATGCAAAACCATGGGAGGTCCATTTGAAGGCAAATGTGTTTAAGTAGTGCCCAAGAATATTCCCGGTTGGCTGTTACTGGATTTCCGTAAAAACCCGTAAACCGGCGGGCGTCATCCAAACCTGGGTTAACTACAGCCTCTATGAATGTTGGTGAAGAGTTTAGCACATGAAGATTAATCTCATCTTTCCAATAGAGAACTAAGCCGCCCCCTGTATTGTTCCTAGGGACAATGAAAAAGTGATCAAACTAGAGCCTAGAACAGAGTCTTTTGAGATGGTCATCTTTTGATTTGGTTTCCACGAGAAAAACAATAGTGGGGGATTTTGTTTTCACCAACTCGGTGAGTTCTAGAACTCCACGTGATTGCCCCAAACCACGGCAGTTCCAACTGATACAATTCATTAGTCTCGGCGGGGCTGAGCCACAGCCACCACCGTTGAGGGAAGATGAGAAATATCACAAGCTTGGCGCTTCACTGGTCGAAGGTCCTCAGTTTCAATTGCCTCTCTGCGTGAGGCAGGTTCAGTCATTGTTATTTCTTTGTTGCCTAGGTTTGGATTACGTAGAATTCTTTTCCACTTGGGCTGCTCACTTCGATTGTCTGATTCTTGGGCTTCCGTGGTGGGCATAAGATCTGCAGTGGGATTTGGTTTAAGGTCCCTATCAAGCCCAGTTGATGGGCACAGTGTTGCCACATCGTGGGCCGTGAGTTTGGGCTTTGCTTGAAGCGGATGGACTGGCACGCGAGGCACCCTTTCCACtacttcattatttttttttgagaatccagtcaaataccttttattaAAGCAGGCTAGGTAAATCTGCCTGAAGAATTTCAACAAGTTCTGGTGGTACAGTCTCTATCCATACAGTCATTAGTGGTAGAAACTTTGCTTTACGAGCTAGAAAGTGAGCCAACTGATTACACTGTCGGCGTACAAAGGATACTCTAAAAGTTGAAAAGTAAGAgctaagaaataaaatatcttttattaGGAGTCCATGCATTGCCAAAGTTGGGTCTCTGTTTTGCAAGGCGTTGAACAGAGTCTCGTTGTCGCCCTCTAGAGTAATGTTGTCCAAGCTGAGTTCTAAAGCTAGCTCCATTGCTCTTCGTGCGGCAAGTGCTTCAATCTCAATCACTGTGGTTGGCAAAGGGATTCGCTGTGTTAGTGAGGCTCTGACGTGGCCTTCACTGTTGCGTATGACAATGCCCAGTCCGGCTTGGTTGTCTTCCACAAACGTTGCCGCATCATAGTTGATTTTGTATCGTTGAGCTTCCGGTGGAGACCATTTCATTCGTTGTTGACCGCGGGGCAGAGTGTAGTTCGCTGGGTGTGTGGGATTTTCAAGCTGGCTTTCCCGAGCATGCTCTGTTATTTTGTCTAATGGCAGAGCTGCTTTGCCGAGACGGAGATTGTTTCGGCGATTCCACAGGTTCCAAATGACAAGTGAAAAAAGCGTCGCCTCCCTATTACCTGCAAAAACAGAACCCATAATGTCAGTAAAGCTTGTGGTGCCCTTGAGTGCTTCATGATTCCAACTTGGATTTTGACTCCATAAGGAACTCAGCACTGGGCATCCGTACAAGGCATGGACCGTGTCTTCCTGGTGTATTCGGCAGATATCGTACCGGTTATCATGGATGATCTTGCGACGACACAAGTTCACTTTGGTGGGTAAGGAATCTGTGCAGGCACGCCATATCAAAGTTTTAACCTTATTCGGTACCTCCAATCCCCATACTTTTTTCCAGAGAGGTTTCATGGTATCAGTGTTTGAGGGTCCTGGTTGTTGGGTCAGATTTGCCTCTTGTAAGAACCTATACCCCGATTTAACAGAGTACTCCCCATCTGGATTAAATGGCCAGAGCAAGACGTCATCTTGAATGGAGCGACAGAGAGGGATAGCCTTGATAGTAGCTGCCTCAAAATCATAGAAAATTCGGTCAAGCAAGTCTTCTTTCCACGTTCTGTTGATTGGGTCAATCAAATCACTTACCCTGACCGTGTCTTCTCCATCCGGCTTTGGTGACACAATTCTGGGTTTGTTCTTCACAGGAAGCCAGTTGTCGACCCACACCCGGATTGAAGTCCCTGTGCCGATTCTCCACACCGCTCCTCGTTTTATGACCTCCCTCCCTTTTATTATGCTTTTCCAAGCATAAGAAGCATTACTTGGGGATCTTGCTTCCATCACTGAGgtgtttggaaaaaattttgcTTTGAAAACCTTGTAAAATAATGATTGGGTGTCATGTAAAAGTCTCCACGTTTGTTTTGCCAAGAGTGCATCGTTAAACATGGCTAAGTTTTTAAAACCCATACCTCCTTGTGATTTAGGCTTACATAAATCCGACCATTTCACCCAATGAATCTTTCGATTATCACCTCtttgaccccaaaaaaatttgCGGATTAATGCTTCAATCTCATTACACAAGGTAAGTGGTAATTTAAAGCAAGACATGGTGTAGGTGGGAAGGGCTTGTGCAACAACTTTAATAAGAATTTCTCTACCTGCCTGAGACAAAAGCTTTGATTCCCAGCCTTGTAGTTTCTTCCAAACTTGTTGCTTTATGTGGGTGAAACTCTCGGTCTTATTTCTACCAACCAGGGAGGGAAGGCCCAAATACTTCTCATACTGTTGAACCACTGTTACTCCAAGCATATTCTTGATCCTATCTTGGATTTCAGCATTAGTTGATTTGCTGAAAAAGAGCGTGGTTTTAGCTCGGTTTATTTGTTGCCCAGAGGCCCGCTCATATTTAGCAAGAATATTCAACAAGGTTTGGCATTCATTCTCCGTAGCCCTGCAAAAAATTAAGCTATCGTCTGCAAAAAATAAGTGGGTTAATTTTGGGCCATTGCGGCAAAGTGACACACCACGAATATCACCATTCATTGATACTTTATTTATTAGTCCATGCAGCCCTTCTGTGCACATAAGGAAAAGGTATGGGGATAAGGGATCTCCTTGTCGAAGTCCCCTTGATGGCGTGATATGACCGTGGGGTTCTCCATTTATCAGCACCGAATATGATGCCGTGGTAATGCATGCCATCATCAGTTTCACCCATCTAtcttgaaaacccattttcaCCAAGACTTTCTCCATAAAAGACCACTCTACCCTGTCATATGCTTTACTCATGTCAAGTTTCAAGGCCATAAAACCCGTCTTCCCCTTATTATGATTTCTCATGTAGTGCAATGTTTCAAAAGCTACCAGAATATTATCTGAAATCAACCGTTCAGATGTAAAAGCACTTTGATGCTCTGAAATGATACGAGGCATGAtaattttcaatctatttgcCAAAACTTTGGAGAAAATCCTATAAAGCACATTACTTAAGCTTATAGGCCTAAATTGAGACACATATTCCGGATTCTTAACCTTCGGTATCAGAGTGATGAAAGAGTGACAAAGAGATTGTGGGAGCACACCTGTGTTGAGATAATGCAGTATGGAGTTGGTCACATCGGGCCCAATCAAAGACCAATAGTTTTGGAAGAACAAAGGAGGCATGCCGTCGGGACCGGGCGATTTAAGGGGGGCCATCTGCTTCATTGCTCTTTCCACCTCTTCAATAGTAAATTCTCTGTCAAGCTGAGCATTCATGTCAGGTGTAACCGCATGTGGTATAACGTCAATCACTTCGGTCAGGTCATTTGGTTCATCAGAGGAGAATAAATCCTGGTAGAAGTCTAGAATGGTAGCATTCACATGTTCTTGCCCAACACACCAGTTACCCATGGCATCCCGTAGTTTGGTGATGTAGTTTCGTCGGCGTCGTTGTGAAGCtttgttgtgaaaaaattttgtattacgATCGCCATCTCTAAGCCACATTACTCGTGAGCGTTGTCCCCACATCTTGGCTTCCTTGTCTAGCAACTGATTTACTTCTCTTTCTAATAACTTCATACGGGTTGAGTTTCCAGTCCGAGCTGCCTCCTTTTCTGCGCTTTTGAGTTGCTTATGCTTATTATCGAGCTCTCTTTTGACACTTCCAAAACATTTTTTGCTCCATCGTGCCAGCTCTTTTCCACACTTGTCTATTTTATTGAGAACTTTGGTGTCCCATGGGTCTTCAACCCTCTCCCTCCAAACTGCTTCTACTGTATTAGTGCACCCTTTTTCCGTTAGCCACATTTGTTCAAATCTAAACGGTTTGTGAAAATTCGAGTCCATCCCCTCAGGGGTAATCCATAGCGGTTTATGGTCAGAGGTTGATACATCTAAATGGTGGATTTTTGTTCCCGGGAATCTCGTAAACCACTCTGCTGTGGCCAAACCTCTGTCAAGCCtctcaaaaattgtataatCAGCAAAGTGTTTATGCCAAGTGTAAGGAAACCCCACATACCCCAGGTCTATGAAACTACAATCATCCAGAGCGTCCCGAAAGAGCTGCATCTGTGAATGCGGTCTGGTTCTCCCCCCTCTTTTCTCCGATTGACGAGTAATCTCATTGAAATCTCCGGCACATAACCATGGTGAAGCTCTCCTGTTTTTCAAAACTCTCATTTTATCCCACGATTCATGTCTTTTCTAGGTGTCTGGTTCTCCGTAGAAACCGGTGAATCTCCATTCTTCAggtgtatttttattaattgtggTGTCTATATGGTTCGGGGAGAAAGTTTCAACATTTAAGTTAAAGTCTTCCTTCCAAAATAGTGCCAGACCACCTGCTTTATTTCTCCTTGGAACTTCAAACGTATTCTTGAATTGAATTCTCCTTTTCACTTGTTCTAGCCTAGCTTTATCTGTCCATGTTTCGGCTATAAACACAACAGAGGGATCTTTTGCCCACACCAAATCTGCAAGCTGATTGACTGTCAgtgggttcccaagcccacgacAGTTCCATACTAGGAGACTCATGGCTTCTGGCAGGGCTGTTGAACAGCCTCTGCCAATATCTGAACATTTTCCTTACCACTCTGAGaaaccacaatttttttgtttggtaaccCGGTGTGATCTTCATGGTAGCTAGCTGGCCGCTTCTGACCCCGGATTTCAATGTTGTCCGGTGGTTGGTCCCCTCCATTTCTGAGTATACGTTTCCAGGTTGTGAGGTTGGTTTTGTTTTGCGGGTTTACTTTTGGGTTGGAAGTAGCAGAGAGGGGATAGGGTGGTGTAGGTGTCGTGGTAATATTTTTGGTGGGAATatcatgggtttgtgtttgcaTGCTAATATGGTTTGACGTGGGGTTGTTTTTCTTTGGTGGGGTTACTGTCAGGTTGGAAATATCAGAGAGAGGCATGGATGGTATTTGTGACGTGGTGGGACATTTGGGGTGAGAGGTGGGATAATGTATTTTTTGGACATTATGGGATGGTGTGCTGTGATCTTTAGGATGAGAGGTGGGGTCATGTGTATTTTGGATATTGAAATTAAGGGATGGAGTGTTATGATAGTTGGGATGAGAGGTGGGGTCATGTGTTTCCAGGATATTATGGGATGACGTGGATGGAGTGATATTTTGAGGTAAGATATTTTGGGGTGGGATATTTTGGGATAGAATATGATGGGAGTTGTTCTCTGGCAGAGGCAATTCAAAATCACTTAAGTCTCGGTCTAATTCCTCAATAACAGTCCGGGATTCATTCTTGTGAGTAAATTGCGGCA
This genomic stretch from Castanea sativa cultivar Marrone di Chiusa Pesio chromosome 9, ASM4071231v1 harbors:
- the LOC142609252 gene encoding uncharacterized protein LOC142609252, which gives rise to MPTTEAQESDNRSEQPKWKRILRNPNLGNKEITMTEPASRREAIETEDLRPVKRQAWGGLVLYWKDEINLHVLNSSPTFIEAVVNPGLDDARRFTGFYGNPVTANREYSWALLKHICLQMDLPWFCIGEFNVIVKSEEKMGGASRPERQMVAFREALDSCGVRDLGFVGSPFTWCNNQFNGGSNMDKIRQRGSHAFLDSDFPIGACPSYCRLLGQKKKSLAQAEAILMMGSNHEQVRILRGEVYDLMVKEECLWHQRSRVNWLQSGDLNTSYFHSRANQRNRRNYISKLFLDDGTCVEEEQKVGEVLVEYFKDLFTPTNPSNFESILHGIESKVTPTMNAELTREFKAEEVEQALTQMKPMTAQARTVCHHSFINLIGKLWVVM